The proteins below are encoded in one region of Micromonospora sp. DSM 45708:
- a CDS encoding TatD family hydrolase: MRIFDPHIHMTSRTTDDYERMAAAGVRAVVEPAFWLGQPRTSVDSFVDYFDSLVGWEPFRAGQFGVRHHATVALNPKEANDPRCRPVLDVLPRYLDKDGVVAVGEIGYDAMTPAEDAAFAGQLALAVAHDLPALVHTPHRDKARGVARTLAVVAESGIAPGRVLVDHLNEVTVKLVRDTGCWLGFSIYPETKMSPPRMVELLKTYGTERMLVNSAADWGRSDPLLTRATGEAMLAAGFDADDVDRVLWRNPVEFYGQSGRLDLTDLDAPAPTFAGNSILRGGE; this comes from the coding sequence ATGCGCATCTTCGACCCGCACATCCACATGACATCCCGAACCACCGACGACTACGAGCGGATGGCCGCCGCCGGGGTGCGCGCGGTGGTCGAGCCGGCGTTCTGGCTGGGGCAGCCGCGCACCAGCGTGGACAGCTTCGTCGACTACTTCGACTCGCTCGTCGGCTGGGAGCCGTTCCGGGCCGGGCAGTTCGGCGTCCGGCACCACGCCACCGTGGCACTGAACCCGAAGGAGGCCAACGACCCGCGCTGCCGGCCGGTGCTCGACGTGCTGCCGCGCTACCTGGACAAGGACGGCGTGGTGGCGGTCGGCGAGATCGGCTACGACGCGATGACGCCGGCCGAGGACGCCGCGTTCGCCGGTCAGCTCGCGCTGGCCGTCGCGCACGACCTGCCCGCGCTGGTGCACACCCCGCACCGGGACAAGGCGCGCGGTGTCGCACGCACCCTCGCCGTGGTCGCCGAGTCGGGCATCGCCCCGGGACGGGTGCTTGTCGACCACCTCAACGAGGTGACCGTGAAACTGGTCCGGGACACCGGCTGCTGGCTGGGCTTCTCGATCTACCCGGAGACGAAGATGTCGCCGCCGCGGATGGTCGAGCTGCTGAAGACGTACGGGACCGAGCGGATGCTGGTCAACTCCGCCGCCGACTGGGGGCGCTCCGACCCGCTGCTCACCCGCGCCACCGGGGAGGCGATGCTGGCCGCCGGGTTCGACGCCGACGACGTGGACCGGGTGCTGTGGCGCAACCCGGTCGAGTTCTACGGCCAGTCCGGCCGGCTCGACCTGACCGACCTGGACGCCCCGGCGCCCACGTTCGCCGGCAACTCGATCCTGCGCGGGGGCGAGTGA
- a CDS encoding EboA domain-containing protein, with the protein MTPDRLHAALRGVPDPQWLDAARRRVATEPAAIPRYFAAAARRCGRGPVPDPPGWTVDEAARALLLTALPTGHAAAAETLYREGDAAEKRAVLRALPLLPIGAECVPLLHDAVRTNDTRLVAAALGPYARHLEQPAWRQAVLKCVFTGVPLAVVDGLTDRADGELAQMLAAFAAERHAAGRTMPADATDLLDRLTITTTEA; encoded by the coding sequence ATGACACCCGACCGACTGCACGCCGCGCTGCGGGGCGTACCCGATCCGCAGTGGCTGGACGCGGCGCGGCGCCGCGTCGCGACCGAACCCGCGGCGATCCCGCGCTACTTCGCCGCCGCCGCCCGGCGGTGCGGGCGCGGGCCGGTGCCCGACCCGCCCGGCTGGACGGTCGACGAGGCAGCCCGGGCGTTGCTGCTCACCGCGCTGCCCACCGGGCACGCCGCCGCGGCCGAGACGCTCTACCGGGAGGGCGACGCGGCCGAGAAGCGGGCCGTGCTGCGGGCGCTGCCGCTGCTGCCGATCGGGGCGGAGTGCGTGCCGCTGCTGCACGACGCGGTCCGCACCAACGACACCCGGCTGGTCGCCGCCGCGCTCGGCCCCTACGCCCGGCACCTGGAACAGCCGGCCTGGCGGCAGGCGGTGCTCAAGTGCGTGTTCACCGGTGTGCCGCTGGCCGTGGTCGACGGTCTGACCGACCGGGCCGACGGCGAGCTGGCGCAGATGCTGGCCGCGTTCGCCGCCGAGCGGCACGCCGCCGGCCGCACCATGCCCGCCGACGCCACCGACCTGCTGGACCGGCTCACCATCACCACCACGGAGGCGTGA
- a CDS encoding inositol-3-phosphate synthase yields the protein MRTGVWLVGARGSVATTSVVGALALRAGLAAPTGCVTELPDLRGPALPGLADLVFGGHDVVATPLTKRAEALAAAGVLPGRLADAVAPELADVEAALRPAPTEGDPATRIAAVVDDLTDFRRRYDLDRVVVVNVAATEPAPEPHPAHHDLTALRAALDVLPASSRYAYAAFTAGCPYVDFTPSTGARLPALAALADERGLPYAGHDGKTGETLLKSVLAPMFAMRHLAVRSWSGTNLLGGGDGATLAEPAANAAKVGSKQRVLAETLGYLPQGSTRIDYVEELGDFKTAWDLVTFAGFLGTGMRMEFTWHGCDSALAAPLVLDLARLTAAAHAAGRRGPLAELAFFFKDPLGDTGHALGEQWAVLCDFVAGLHAGVTR from the coding sequence ATGCGAACGGGTGTCTGGCTGGTGGGAGCACGTGGTTCGGTCGCGACCACCAGCGTGGTCGGGGCGCTCGCCCTGCGGGCCGGGCTCGCCGCACCGACCGGCTGTGTCACCGAACTGCCCGACCTGCGTGGTCCCGCGCTGCCGGGCCTCGCCGATCTCGTCTTCGGCGGCCACGACGTGGTCGCCACCCCGCTGACCAAACGCGCCGAGGCGCTCGCCGCCGCCGGTGTGCTGCCCGGCCGGCTGGCCGACGCCGTCGCGCCGGAGCTGGCCGACGTCGAGGCGGCGCTGCGACCCGCGCCGACCGAGGGCGACCCGGCGACCCGGATCGCCGCCGTGGTCGACGACCTGACCGACTTCCGTCGCCGGTACGACCTGGACCGGGTGGTGGTGGTCAACGTGGCCGCCACCGAGCCGGCACCCGAGCCGCACCCGGCCCACCACGACCTGACCGCGCTGCGCGCCGCGCTCGACGTGCTGCCGGCCAGCTCCCGGTACGCGTACGCGGCGTTCACCGCCGGCTGCCCGTACGTCGACTTCACCCCGTCCACCGGCGCCCGGCTGCCGGCGCTGGCCGCGCTGGCCGACGAGCGCGGCCTGCCGTACGCCGGGCACGACGGCAAGACCGGCGAGACGCTGCTCAAGTCGGTGCTCGCGCCGATGTTCGCGATGCGGCACCTGGCGGTGCGCTCCTGGTCCGGGACGAACCTGCTCGGCGGTGGCGACGGCGCCACGCTCGCCGAGCCGGCCGCCAACGCCGCCAAGGTGGGCAGCAAGCAGCGGGTGCTCGCGGAGACGCTCGGCTACCTGCCGCAGGGCAGCACCCGGATCGACTACGTCGAGGAGCTGGGCGACTTCAAGACCGCCTGGGACCTGGTCACGTTCGCCGGCTTCCTGGGCACCGGCATGCGGATGGAGTTCACCTGGCACGGCTGCGACTCCGCGCTGGCCGCCCCGCTGGTGCTCGACCTGGCCCGGCTGACCGCCGCCGCGCACGCCGCCGGCCGCCGGGGCCCGCTGGCCGAGCTGGCGTTCTTCTTCAAGGACCCGCTCGGCGACACCGGCCACGCGCTCGGCGAGCAGTGGGCGGTGCTGTGCGACTTCGTGGCCGGCCTGCACGCGGGGGTGACCCGGTGA
- a CDS encoding SCO3242 family prenyltransferase has protein sequence MTRLADLAELVRAPAALSVPGDVLAGAAAAGTLGRRTPALAGASVLLYWAGMAANDWADRRLDAVERPERPIPSGRVRPGVALGLAGGLTAAGLAVATAAGGRRAAAVALPLAATIWGYDLRAKDTAAGPAVMAACRGLDVLLGASAGRVGRALPAALTVAAHTWTVTALSRREVTGVADRRLPGLTLAGTAVIAATAPGRPAPPVTGRAAVSDPASRTARLPGAERVARFGDLVPAVLAAGYAARYGRAQARVLADPSPARVRAAVGAGITGLPALQGALTARAGARLLGLAVAGAAPLGRRLARLISPT, from the coding sequence GTGACCCGGCTCGCCGACCTGGCCGAGCTGGTCCGCGCGCCCGCCGCGCTCTCCGTGCCCGGGGACGTGCTGGCCGGCGCGGCGGCGGCCGGGACGCTCGGCCGGCGTACGCCCGCGTTGGCCGGCGCGTCGGTGCTGCTCTACTGGGCCGGGATGGCCGCCAACGACTGGGCGGACCGGCGGCTCGACGCGGTGGAGCGCCCGGAGCGGCCGATCCCGTCCGGCCGGGTGCGGCCGGGCGTCGCGCTCGGCCTGGCCGGCGGCCTGACCGCGGCCGGCCTCGCCGTCGCCACCGCCGCCGGGGGTCGGCGCGCGGCGGCCGTCGCGCTCCCGCTGGCGGCCACCATCTGGGGGTACGACCTGCGCGCCAAGGACACCGCCGCCGGTCCCGCCGTGATGGCCGCCTGCCGGGGGCTGGACGTGCTGCTCGGCGCGAGCGCCGGCCGGGTGGGCCGGGCGTTGCCGGCCGCGCTGACCGTCGCGGCGCACACCTGGACCGTCACCGCGCTGTCCCGCCGCGAGGTGACCGGCGTGGCGGACCGGCGACTGCCCGGCCTCACGCTCGCCGGCACCGCGGTGATCGCGGCCACCGCCCCGGGCCGGCCGGCACCGCCCGTCACCGGCCGCGCCGCCGTCTCCGACCCCGCCTCCCGAACCGCCCGCCTACCCGGTGCCGAGCGCGTCGCCCGGTTCGGTGACCTGGTGCCGGCGGTGCTCGCCGCCGGCTACGCGGCCCGGTACGGCCGGGCACAGGCCCGGGTGCTCGCCGACCCGTCGCCGGCCCGGGTCCGCGCCGCCGTCGGCGCCGGCATCACCGGGCTGCCCGCGTTGCAGGGCGCACTGACCGCCCGCGCCGGCGCGCGGCTGCTCGGCCTCGCCGTGGCCGGCGCCGCCCCGCTCGGCCGCCGGCTGGCCCGACTGATCTCACCGACATGA
- the eboE gene encoding metabolite traffic protein EboE translates to MRLRHTDGTTVHLGYCTNVHPAEDLPGILAQLDTYAVAVRRTLDADLLGLGMWLAAPAAAALAADPAARRRLRHELTVRGLEVVTLNGFPYAAFQAPVVKGAVYHPDWTTPARLAYTLDLARVLADLLPDDAARGSVSTLPLAWRTPWDAGRAESARRMLDALAAGLADVQRDTGRVVRVGFEPEPGCLVESTGQARAVLSAMDTERLGICLDLAHLACAWETPADALARLSDAGLPVVKVQVSAAVEAPDPAGATAALRRFVEPRFLHQTRAAGCAGAADPADPAYAADDLDAALDARLPGAWRVHYHVPLHAPPEPPLRSTVPVLRAALAALFAGPAAGCDHLDVETYTWGVLPAARRPTGDAELAAGIAAELAFARDELTGLGLATVAGVPS, encoded by the coding sequence ATGCGGCTGCGCCACACCGACGGCACCACCGTCCATCTCGGTTACTGCACCAACGTCCACCCCGCCGAGGACCTGCCGGGCATCCTCGCCCAGCTCGACACGTACGCGGTCGCGGTGCGCCGGACGCTCGACGCCGACCTGCTCGGGCTGGGAATGTGGCTGGCCGCGCCGGCAGCCGCCGCGCTCGCCGCCGACCCGGCGGCCCGCCGCCGGCTGCGTCACGAGCTGACGGTACGCGGGCTGGAGGTGGTCACGCTCAACGGCTTCCCGTACGCGGCGTTCCAGGCCCCGGTGGTCAAGGGCGCGGTGTACCACCCGGACTGGACCACGCCGGCGCGGCTGGCGTACACGCTGGACCTGGCCCGGGTGCTGGCCGACCTGCTGCCCGACGACGCGGCCCGGGGTTCGGTCTCCACGCTGCCGCTGGCCTGGCGTACGCCGTGGGACGCCGGGCGGGCCGAGTCGGCGCGACGGATGCTCGACGCGCTCGCCGCCGGGCTGGCGGACGTGCAGCGGGACACCGGCCGGGTGGTCCGGGTCGGCTTCGAGCCGGAGCCGGGCTGTCTGGTGGAGTCCACGGGACAGGCCCGCGCGGTATTGTCAGCCATGGATACCGAGCGGCTCGGGATCTGCCTGGACCTGGCGCACCTGGCGTGCGCCTGGGAGACCCCGGCCGACGCGCTGGCCCGGCTGAGCGACGCCGGGCTGCCGGTGGTCAAGGTGCAGGTCTCCGCCGCCGTCGAGGCTCCCGACCCGGCCGGCGCGACCGCCGCGCTGCGCCGTTTCGTCGAGCCACGGTTCCTGCACCAGACCCGTGCGGCCGGCTGCGCCGGCGCCGCCGACCCGGCCGACCCGGCGTACGCCGCCGACGACCTGGACGCGGCGCTGGACGCGCGGCTGCCCGGGGCGTGGCGGGTGCACTACCACGTGCCGCTGCACGCCCCACCCGAGCCGCCGCTGCGTTCCACGGTGCCGGTGCTGCGGGCCGCGCTCGCCGCGCTGTTCGCCGGCCCGGCCGCCGGCTGCGACCACCTCGACGTCGAGACGTACACCTGGGGGGTGCTGCCGGCGGCGCGGCGGCCGACCGGCGACGCGGAGCTGGCCGCCGGCATCGCCGCCGAACTGGCCTTCGCCCGCGACGAGCTGACCGGCCTCGGCCTGGCCACGGTGGCGGGGGTGCCCTCATGA
- a CDS encoding sugar phosphate isomerase/epimerase family protein, whose translation MTAVHPPSAPGRLRLGYGTNGFANHRLDDALAVLADLGYEGVALTLDHDHLDPYAPGLAGRVAAVRRRLDALGLAVVVETGARYLLDPWHKHAPTLLHDDSSRRVDFLRRAVRIGADLGAEAVSCWAGVRPPDVPPPVAWERLVAGCATVCAEAAAAGVPLGFEPEPGMLVEDIAGWRRLRDALDAPPGFGITLDIGHCRCLEPLPVADCVAAVADHLVNVQIDDMRRGVHEHLEFGTGEIDFPPVLAALADAGYRGLVAVELPRHSHAAPTVAARSLDFLRAAARRGEGR comes from the coding sequence ATGACCGCCGTGCACCCGCCGTCCGCGCCGGGCCGGCTGCGCCTCGGGTACGGCACCAACGGCTTCGCCAACCACCGCCTCGACGACGCGCTCGCGGTCCTCGCCGACCTCGGGTACGAGGGGGTGGCGCTCACCCTGGACCACGACCACCTGGACCCGTACGCCCCCGGGCTGGCCGGCCGGGTCGCCGCCGTACGCCGCCGGCTGGACGCGCTCGGGCTGGCCGTGGTGGTCGAGACCGGTGCCCGCTACCTGCTCGACCCGTGGCACAAGCACGCCCCGACGCTGCTGCACGACGACAGCTCCCGCCGGGTCGACTTCCTCCGCCGGGCGGTCCGGATCGGCGCGGACCTGGGCGCGGAGGCGGTCTCCTGCTGGGCCGGCGTACGCCCGCCGGACGTGCCGCCACCGGTCGCGTGGGAGCGCCTGGTCGCCGGCTGTGCCACGGTCTGCGCCGAGGCGGCGGCAGCCGGCGTGCCGCTCGGCTTCGAACCCGAACCGGGCATGCTGGTCGAGGACATCGCCGGCTGGCGGCGGCTGCGCGACGCGCTCGACGCGCCACCCGGCTTCGGCATCACGCTCGACATCGGACACTGCCGCTGCCTGGAGCCGCTGCCGGTGGCCGACTGCGTGGCGGCGGTCGCCGACCACCTGGTCAACGTGCAGATCGACGACATGCGCCGGGGCGTGCACGAGCACCTGGAGTTCGGCACCGGGGAGATCGACTTCCCGCCGGTGCTGGCCGCGCTGGCCGACGCCGGCTACCGCGGGCTGGTCGCGGTGGAACTGCCCCGGCACTCGCACGCCGCCCCGACCGTCGCCGCCCGCTCGCTCGACTTCCTGCGCGCCGCCGCCCGGCGCGGCGAGGGACGGTGA